One genomic segment of Panicum virgatum strain AP13 chromosome 2N, P.virgatum_v5, whole genome shotgun sequence includes these proteins:
- the LOC120658184 gene encoding uncharacterized protein LOC120658184: MACNPCCNTNGCASHQATKVTSFPRPPAPPQPPLLPQAPSQYSFRPQAASRPVSRAKKSRCQDAAAGASAPITVAAPSKKRVAPATGLEVEWTETGSLYSVSPPPSSVPMPTSLLLTVTAARKRPTACAVEVAGAGVDVSATDELRRLLRL; the protein is encoded by the coding sequence ATGGCTTGCAATCCGTGCTGCAACACCAACGGCTGCGCCAGCCACCAGGCCACCAAGGTAACGTCATTtccacggccgccggcgccaccccaGCCCCCGCTCCTGCCGCAGGCCCCGTCTCAGTACTCCTTCCGGCCACAGGCAGCCAGCCGTCCGGTGTCGCGCGCCAAGAAGTCCCGCTGCCAGGACGCCGCGGCCGGGGCCTCGGCGCCGATCACCGTCGCGGCGCCGTCAAAGAAGAGGGTGGCGCCAGCGACCGGACTGGAGGTGGAGTGGACGGAGACGGGCTCGCTGTACTcggtgtcgccgccgccgagcagcgTGCCGATGCCGACGTCCCTGCTGCTCACGgtcacggcggcgaggaagcggcCGACGGCCTGCGCCGTGGAGGTGgctggcgccggcgtggatgtcAGTGCCACGGACGAGCTCAGGCGGCTGCTCCGCCTTTAG